In the Macrobrachium rosenbergii isolate ZJJX-2024 chromosome 23, ASM4041242v1, whole genome shotgun sequence genome, one interval contains:
- the LOC136850959 gene encoding uncharacterized protein, with translation MEELVTENPELYRNFTRTDRDIFSEIVERVKPCIQKKCTFWREPLTPGLRVATTLCFLATGDSYKSLQYAFRVAHNTISYIVPETCRAIVAVCRDEELQVPQTPEAWKQVAHGFEERWDFPHATGAIDGKHIRLRNPPLGGMHYYNYKKFFSMILLAIVDSSYKFLNVDVVAIGSKSDGGVFAQTCLCEMLAKQEATLPQPEALPDATNGVPVDYFLLGDDAFPLRNYLMKPCPKRGLSKEKIYCTTTD, from the coding sequence atggaggagctgGTAACCGAAAATCCTGAACTATACAGGAATTTTACCAGAACTGACAGGGACATATTCAGTGAAATAGTTGAACGTGTCAAGCCCTGCATTCAGAAGAAATGCACATTTTGGAGGGAACCCCTTACGCCAGGACTGCGTGTGGCTACCACCCTATGTTTCCTCGCCACGGGTGACTCATATAAGAGTCTGCAATACGCATTCCgagtagcccacaacaccatcaGTTACATTGTACctgagacctgcagggccattgttgctgtcTGCagagatgaggaactgcaggtgccacaaacaccagAGGCTTGGAAGCAGGTTGCCCACGGGTTTGAGGAACGGTGGGACTTCCCCCATGCAACTGGAGCAATAGACGGCAAACACatcaggctccgtaaccctcccctTGGTGGTATGCATTACtacaactacaagaagttcttcTCCATGATTCTACTTGCCATTGTGGACTCTTCATATAAGTTCCTCAACGTGGATGTGGTTGCCATTGGGTCAAAGTCGgatggtggtgtatttgcccaaaCCTGTCTGTGTGAAATGCTGGCAAAACAGGAAGCAACCCTTCCCCAACCTGAGGCTCTACCAGATGCAACAAATGGAGTTCCTGTAGACTACTTTCtgcttggcgatgatgccttccctctACGGAACTATCTTATGAAGCCCTGCCCCAAAAGAGGCCTGTCCAAGGagaagatatactgtacaacTACAGATTAA